TTCGATTCCGATTTAACGATCCACGCCGTCTCACGCGCCCTCGAGGCCGGTTCATTAACAAACCCCCACGGCAGCCTTTCGCGAGGGCGCACATTCCACACGAGTCTCGGAAAGCTGCGTAAAACTCCGCAAGTAGCTCCACACGACAGCTCACGGATGGTCAACTTCGCTTAGCGAGCGAAGGACTGAACTCGCAGCCACCGCGGTTGGATTTTAATTAATGATAACCGCGTCATTTGCACACCTAATGCTGTACAAATAGGAAGGAAATCGAGCCCGCTCGGGGAGGGcgttcgaaaataaaatgaccGGTTGTCATATTCGGGCCGAGATTAATGCGCCACCGTGGTTCACGTTAACGGCCGCTGCGTGCGCGCGTTTTTACGCCAATCGGCCCGTTTGGGGAGGCTTTGCGTGCGCACTTGATGGTAATCGACTGGCCGCTTTGAGCTGCCAGTTGCTCCACATCGAcgcagcaaacacaaacaccggaGAGGtggagacaaacaaaaacaaaaaaaaatcgctatCTAGCGCACAGCGTTGGCCGGATGTTTTGCGGAAGTGTGCAAACGGGCGCGGATCGATTTCAGTGAGGGGGGTTTTAATGGGTAGCAAGGCACATATTTTTTGTGTCTATCTCCTCTGGTTGATGTCGCTCAAGAGGTGGAGAATGCTGCCTTCCAGTTCGAAGGAggagagtgaagaaaaataaaaccagtgGAAAAAGCAACCCTCGAAGCGAATGCGAGCTGACCTTCGGAGTTTGTAACGCGAATTTCGCAACGTACGTCTGCGTGCCGCGACGTCTGGTCGCAAGAGGGCGCTTAATCTGGCCCTCGGTTGAGCCCTTCAGACGAGAGAAagccctcgttttttttttggttaggTAAACGCCACCGGTAATCCGCCTGGTTGTGCCTTTTACGACGAGCTGCCCAGCGCGACCGGCCGGCACAAAGTGGCCCTTTCCAGACGGCCCTTTTGCAGTACCTTGTTCGAGCCCTCTTAAGCAAGTGTCCAACTCAATCGAATTCACCCAACCCCCAGGGGTGTCCCACGATGACAGGggtggttcgttttcgttttcgtttccgtttttattATCGCTCTAACGTAGGGAACAATTTACAAAtcttcgctctctcgctctctctctctctctctctctcgatcgatcgacgccATCGTCGACGCTTCCTCTGCGGGGGCTCCTCGGGGAGGTGTGAGGTGCGGTGTGTGCGGGGGAAGGGGAGTTTTGCtcgggcatgtttttttttcctccattttcctTAACCTAAACGCGTGAGTGTatatgtgagtgtgtttgtgtgcgcgagtgcaTGGACGTGCGCTGTCAAACCGGGCGGCTAATAAGGCGGCCCTCAGATAAGGCATCTAATAGAAGTACTGCTTCCAGGAGTCCTGCTTCTTGTGCGCCCCACTCCAGTACCCACCTCGGTGCCCCCCGTAGTGACCCTCACCCTCATGTTCCGCGTGGTGGTAGCCTCCTGGGTGATGCCCGTGAGCCTGGAACTCCACACCGTGGTACTTGTTGTAGGCATACGCCTTAGCCGTAGTTGGGTAGGACTGTGTCGAGTACATATGTGAGGTCGGTGTCTCATACCCAGTCGTGAATTTCGGTGCCTGTGGAGCTACCGTTGGCGTGTAGGTCAGCGAAGGTGTATATCCACCTGACAGCGGCTGAGCATACGTCGTCGGCAACAATGTCGCATCGGTGTTGTAACTCGTCGTCACGTCTCCACCTCCAAACTTCGGCTGGATAGCTCCAGCGGTGAAAGGCTGCTGGACGTCACAAACCGTGCCAGCGACAAGAGACGCAAGTGGAGCCGAGAAAATGCGGAAGTTGACATCACTGTAATCGAGATCGGCGATCAGGAAGACGGGCATACGATCGGAGATAACCCAGACTTGCTCCTCTTCGTCAATCTTCACGTCTGCGGGGAACACTAGCTCAACATCATCCCGATCGACGACTCCATGATACTCAGGTGCATAAGGCAGCGACGAATGCCAACAACCAACCGCGTTCTGATCGATCAGATTGAACAACTGCAGTCCCGTCTCACTCATCACCCGCGAAGTCGTATGGCTGTTAGGTCCACGCTCCTTCAGGTACTGGAAATCGTGGAAACTCTCCTCAACGCGGCTCTCATCACGCAGGACGCGCGTAGACACGGTGAACTCGCGATGACTCGCAAGTGGCGAGAAGTACAGCGTCCGGAACCCGTCAGCCTGCAGTGGAGTCAACGACATACCGAAGATACCTTCTTCGCCCCATTGGAAGTTCAACCCAGCCACATTGAAGTCACCACGCAGTGGATCCGGGAAGAAGAAGCTGTGAGCAAATCTCCACGACTTGTTCTGTTCGAAGGAGTACACGATCAGTCCATAACCCAGCTCGTCCGACATGTACGCGAAGGTGTCGTCACAGCTGCGACCCATATCGATGGCGATGTTAGCGATGAAGGTGTTGGCGTTAGTGTCATCAGGACGAAGTTCATATCGTCGCAGGCGTCGGTTCGTCTTCAGATCCCATACATTGAGTGCGTACGGGCACAGCTGTTGCGTGGTGTTGCCGATACCAACAGTACCTGTGTCGAGGGCCCAGAGTCGACCACACTTATCTGCCTTGATGCGGTACACCGTTGAGAGACCGTTCGAACAGTCACCGGCTACGTTCGAAGACCAATCCGGGTAGGGGATGAGTGCTGGTGAACCCGACGGTGTTTGGTTCATGTCGATGTAGTTGAGCGTCGAGGGGATGCCTGTGGATGCGAGAGAACGGTCAGATGGTCAGATCCTGATGCAAAGTGTTATGGGCTATCGGAGTTCAACAATGCGGCCTCTACGAGCCTGCCTCAACGCCAAGGGCGTCCAGCTTGCAGCTCGCTATTGCCTCCCAAAAACCATCAACTCATGGTTCGGTCGGGTAGGTCTGGTCTAGCGTTCGCTCTAGCAGTGGCCATTACGCTTTATGTCCTTGAACTTGCGCTCGCCACAAAATGGCTGCAaaacaaatgaagaaaaaaaaggcgaacatGCCGAAATCCGCACCTCGCGCAACGGCACGGCAAATGTGATCCTATTCCGCGTGAGCGAGCGGAAAACCTGTTCACAGTGGTAGGGAgaggtggaggggggggggggagggtagGTAGGCAGACCTAATCGtgtccctctccctcctcTCCGGTCGTACCTCTATTGCTTCACTCCTTCGCAGCGGTTTAAGGGTTGAAATGAGAGCGACACATTTGGCAGATCCGGcgttttggttttggattCCGTTCCGGCCCACTCACGGTGGTGAAGAAGGAGATGGGGGAAGTGAGAGAAggatgataaattatgcaaatccccccccccccccaacccctCAGTCTCTTGCTTTTCACCCTAACAAGCATGCATTGAATGCGCCTCGGAAAGCGCATTTGGAGTAATTTTTCATATCTTTCCATTTTGACAGTGATACAGAAGGGAGGGTTGGTAGATTCGTTTTAGCTCcctctctcttcttttcctCCTTAACCCCCCTCTCGAAGCTAAGACGAATCCACTTTGACGCAGTTTATGAGCGTGAACCGCAACCAGGGTGGCTAATCACTAACGCGAACGGTcagacaaacaaacagccaACGCAAAGCAGAACTCGCGAGAAACTTCACGGGGGTTGCGGAGGTTGCAACCATTTAAGCCACCCTCTCCCCATCCCCAACACGAGGGGTGAGAAAGAGTGCACCATCTTTCGGGGTAtgtgagggtttttctttttttttgaaagattttagtttcgaaaaaaaaaggcccaacaATTCGTCGCATTCGGCCCACAAATGACCACTGGACCGTCCCAGGGATCGTTCCGCAACACCACTGGTGTTAGAACCCACCGTCAGATGGCGCACGATGGACCGATCTACCGTCAGTCTGGCCGTTCGCGAATTATCGGagcacagccaagggaaccgAAGCGAATAGGTGGCCCGTAGCCGCCCAAGCACAAATGTCCTAGTTAAGCACCGTTGCGGTTGCGGCGCGTTTGCGTAAGGATGGCGCTGCGTGTTGCGCTGTGGCTGTGTGGAGTAACGCGAAGCTACCACCGACAAGATAACGCCCATGTTCGACAACACCTGCAAACCGGGGCCTATCTGGCTGACAACCCAGTGGGTCCGATGAGCCCGCGGATGTGTCGCAGGCACGCAGGAACCTCGAAGTTGGTGAATGTCCCGTGTGATGTAATAGGAGTTTCGCGTGATAGGGTCCTTGAGCCGGAACGAACATCCAGACGCTTTCACTGGGCACGTTGGGCCATTCGAAAGGAGCGAGCTCCCGCATTTGGTTGCGTCCGGTTCATTGGCGATTCGGCCCTTCATTCTCGGGCCCTTATCGACGCCCGGGAAAAGGGATCAGTGAGGTcctcaaaaaataaacaaaacgaaaccagggtcgaaaacaatcaaaacgGTCACGAttcgatcggtttttttttttgcgccgaCGCAGCAACATCGTGGCGTTGCTTTCGTTTATGGTgccctttattttttttttccattcggtGGGGAGGGCTCCATTTTGCAGTGGAAACCCTCACGCAACCGCGAATGGCGCAAATCGCGTgaggaagcaaaagcaagcaCCAGCACATCGCGCAATTGCGGGTGCGTCAGCAGGCCGAAAATTAACTCAACCACCTCGTCGGTCGTCGGTTCTCGGACCTGGGGGTTCAATTTCGCTGACGCCGCACCGAGTTCCTGCTCGCgggcggaaaaaccaccccaaaaaagaaaaaactcccCGCACCGCCACCGCACGTATATTAGATTAAATTGATCGACGGATCATGCGGGCCACCTTTCACGCATTGATTGCTTGTGCACCGTGGAGGCGTAACGTAACTGCAATAAATTAACGCCCCCGCGTGATGCGTTATCAGACCTCCCACATGTGTGTAGTGGtggagaggggggggagggagagggggtgGCGGTTCACTTCGGCAACACCGCGTAACACCCAGCCACAGGACACGTAACCTTCGGAAGAGGAATCGCAAGTGATCCTCCCGAGAATGCGCATAATTTCAGGCGTCTCacagctttttttccaccctttttcaAACACCTGCGCTAGGACGAATCACACCAATGTTGGagggtaacaaaaaaaaaacaaggactTACCGTCCTTCCAACGCGGCACGGACACGAACAGTTTGTTCTCCCAGCGCTCGATACCGACGGGCAGACCATTTGTCGGGACGTAATCACCCCGAGCAAGGGCCTGTTGCTTGAGACGTTGATTGGGGAAGACGAAGTCCAACTGCTGCCAGCTATATCGCTCCTGGAGCTTCTGTGTGGCGCTCACACAAGCGGCcacgagcagcagcaccaacgcTGCTCCGTACATCGATCCCCGCTGCATTGCACTAAACTCCTTGGACACAGGACTTGTAAAGGTGTACGATCGGTTTGGCTGAGTCTCGCAGGCCACTACTCGCTGTCAGCACCACTGAACACCGACTGATGGTTGCTCGAACGCTCGCACTGGGGTTATATCAACAACGTCCGGTGCTGCGATCTCCCACCACCGATcgagagcaagagcgagagagagagagtgtgcgcgtgcgttCAAGCGCTCGAGCGAGAGCCACCGAGAGCCGAGAACATGGGCTGAAGAATGACAGGTGTACCGCAATAAGGCCCCGGAATAAGAAGTCGATGATTGCGATTTGCAGCCTAATGAAGTCGCGCGGAATTGTGGAGGCTCATTTTCGGGAGCAATCAACTCGTTCGCGCTAAAAGCTAATAAACGCCACTCGGAAACCAGGCGGCCGGAAACCGCATCGAATCGCGATTCGGTCCACCCTGAGGTCGCCACACACGGGATCAGCTCATCGTTTGTCGTGCAACCGGTTTGTGGGTTTCTCTTCTTCTCAGGGCGTGTGACGTTAGCGTCCCCAAAAACTCGAAATTCCCGACATGCAGTGCGCGACTCGGGATGGTCGGGAAATTCCATGCTCTAGCGATGTGCGCGGTTGGGATTTCCAACCACACCTTGACCCTTTCTGCAGTCACCTCTTCGTGGGGCCACCTAAAGCCAGCCCACCGGAACGGCCTGCGCGTTCTAGCGCGTCTGCAACTGCCCAACCAGAAGGACACGACCCCGTGATTTCACTCGGCCTGACCGATCGGCGATTTTCCGCTCGACCGCTTTAACTCGACAGCCGTCTCGCGTCTAGACGCCTTCCTCCGGCGGGCTAATGTTTTCCTCGTGATCCTCGCGGTCGTTTTCCCAATCTCACGCACTCACGACGCCACGCCGTgctcgagtgaaaaaaaaagaactaaagCCACATCATACAGCCAGCCACCCACCAAATCCGGGCACAATCTCTCGAGCACGAAGCGATCGGTTATCGATGGGATTTGAATGCCGGTGTTGGAgatttcgtttttattgcaccatGAAAGACCCATTTCCCGGGACGGGTGCAAAACCCCACCGACCGAGGGTTGAGAGTCGTGCAAAAGGTGGTAAAAATGAGCTGCCATTTGCCTGCCAAACCTACCCGGGTAGCCCTTCTCTGAGGACCCCCTCCTGAGCAGGTGAATGTCACGAAATTTTATGAACCCAATTTGACGTTACGACGTGCTGGGTAATGCGTCTATTGAGACGCTTATTGTGCTCGGGTAGAACGTTCTCTTCGACAGGTAAGGGTCTTGGGGTGCGTAAGGTAGTGCGTCCTCGAGTTAAGGGTGAGATAGGGCAGTCGTTACTCGATGCAAGGGATATTATGCACCGAACTCTGCCGTTTGACTGCAGAACCTCGAAAGGCGTCGCAATTATTGGGCTCTGTTTCTCGCGTCCAAAGCGAACCATTCCGCAGCGTACGTGAAAGCCGATCTGGTGACCCATCTCGGTGAGTGCGCAAAAGTGCCGGATAATAAAAAGGAAGCCTCCTGCAAAACCACTTTGCGAGCAGCAAatagcaaagcaaagcaacaaaaaaaaatacagcggGACGCgtttttatattaatttaatttcgtctACAAGCGACACACGAAACGGTGGCTCCATCTGCGGGTCGATTTCGAGTGGTTTCGTTGCGcgatccccccccccaaccctctccctccctccctccttTCATTAAGGGGATGGGGTGACGAGAGGGTGCCACAAAAAGTAACCTCAAAAAGTGTCTTCGAAACACTCGAAACCGACAGCGAAGCGCGGAGAGACACCCGTCGTTCAATTATACCCGCCCCGAGCCACCGAAGCTGAATCGAATTATTCTCCACCCCATTCGTagacgtgtgtgagtgtacccgcccccccttccccccactCCACCTTTCCATCCAGATATAGCGCCTAATATCGTAATGTAATCGATAATCTGCCGGCATTTCGACGGGGAGGTCCCCGAGCACTGAACGCAGCTAATTGGTGGCCGCGCCGGCGTGATTTCGACAATTATCGGCGTTTTCCCGCGCACCCCTCACAGAGGGGTGTTTCGGACCCCGGCCCCCCTTTAGCCATCGAACCGTTTCACCTAGGTCGTGGCTCGGAATCGATCAAAATACTGCGCTCGATTGCATGCGAGGTCATCGTGAAAACCTAGCGGCTCGAGggattgtgcattttttttttcgttgctcacCATTTCAACCCCTAACCGGCGCATCATCAACCCTCGATTGGGTTGCTTCCGCACAAACATCGCTCACGGTACTGTTGTTCTAGGTCTAGGTACGATGTGGTCTCAAGATCGACGTAAAACAGCTGCCAACCGGCTAGAAACCTAAGCCGGCCTTTGCCCACTGAACCGCGGCCATGTTTCGgatcttcttttgcttctttgaaGCCTTCCCCGGTGCGTGGAAAACATCCCGATCGTCCGAGAACGCCACGGTTCGATGGCGCCGTCCGCGAAAGCCCTAGCAAAAATAGTCGATTTTGGGgcactttttttcgtttttttttctgaggaGGCCTTCGCAAAGCCCTGCTTGCCACCTTGATCATTAatcttacacacacacacacacccgcgggACGGCCGAAAAATTCTTCCCCCCAAACGGCGATTCGCCCATTTCGTGCCCAATGACGCAACGCGCCCTCGCGAGTAATCGCGAGGCTCCCATCTGAGGCTCGATCTGAGGCAAAGTGAGCGttaggctgtttttttttgctaaatttgTGGTCCTCCTGTTCCCTCATTCTTGGGTGTTCCGGGCGCTCGTGGTGAAAGGTGGCCCGAGAGCACGAGAAATGGATCGATGGTGGTGTCTTGTttcgggctttttttattgcaccagcACCGCGGGACTTGGCCATAAATCTCGTAATTGATTTCCGCTTTTTAGCGCGCCCCCTGGTGCCCGTTCTTGTTCATGGAGAGTGGGTTGGAGTCTTCAAACCACCAGTGGaataagcaaacgaacgaaccatcCCGCACCGGATGCGTATGGACGTGAAAGAGCCACCTTCATGGTGCATGTTCGTGTTTTACCcgccaaaaaagggcatcgaAAGGCAGTGCCAAAAGGTCCACCCACGACTTCGACCGTCAGCGGAATGGCGTGAactcgcttttcctcgcttttgCTCAATACCGTCGCCGATTAGCGGCTCGGAATCGAGCTGACGGACAGGGGCAAGGCCCTCGAGAACGCCCAGGGCCGTCAGTGGGCCACCATTGGGCTCATTCCATCAATCATTGATCTGAAAATTGGCCCgaaaaaaaccgacaaaaaacCGTCTCCGATGCGGCAAAGGCGAAGCCCACCCCCAccggcccaaaaaaaaatcgacgcTCGTGACAATGTGCGCGGGCGTATGCGAGCAACGGGATGTGGCAGAATGGTCCTAGAATCAGGTGATTTATGGCACACCCTGTACGGGGGCACTCCCCTTGGGGACGGTCGAAAACAAaagattaaatttcatttcgatcgCTCGACGGGGAGCTTGAAAATAAGCCTAACGCCAGACGCctcgggggttgttttttagACGCCCTCCCCCTCCATAATAGGGGTGCGCTTTCCGAACCAGATCCCGGCTTTCCATAAACCGGCTTAAGGGGTGCGTGAAAAAGATCCACAAATCGATAACACGAATGGGACCGATCGGAAGTGAGCTCGAAACTTCGACGAGCAACAATAAACCCATTATGCAACTGCACCCGAGACATCTGAATAGGCCTTTTTGATTGGCCAGCATTGGCCTGCTTCACAAGCAACATGTCTGTGTCACCCTGTGCAAACAACGCCATCCATGGCACGCACGAAGCCACCCGGTGATTACCATGCGGCTCTACCGTTGCAATGCACTGCAGTTGGGGTGCCTGCAGAATTACAAAAACGCTGCAACTTTCACCCAACGTGTGAGGCGACCGTCCGAGAGGAAGTTCATTAATGCAGCGAGGCCCAACGCCAGCGTCATGACAGACGCTTGCCTAACGTGGCTTCAAGAGGCTCCGGAGACGGTCCGCACAGCGTTACTCGCGACCAACACCTGCAGCATTTGGAGGACCATTTCGCACCTCGTTA
This genomic interval from Anopheles nili chromosome X, idAnoNiliSN_F5_01, whole genome shotgun sequence contains the following:
- the LOC128729147 gene encoding protein yellow, which gives rise to MYGAALVLLLVAACVSATQKLQERYSWQQLDFVFPNQRLKQQALARGDYVPTNGLPVGIERWENKLFVSVPRWKDGIPSTLNYIDMNQTPSGSPALIPYPDWSSNVAGDCSNGLSTVYRIKADKCGRLWALDTGTVGIGNTTQQLCPYALNVWDLKTNRRLRRYELRPDDTNANTFIANIAIDMGRSCDDTFAYMSDELGYGLIVYSFEQNKSWRFAHSFFFPDPLRGDFNVAGLNFQWGEEGIFGMSLTPLQADGFRTLYFSPLASHREFTVSTRVLRDESRVEESFHDFQYLKERGPNSHTTSRVMSETGLQLFNLIDQNAVGCWHSSLPYAPEYHGVVDRDDVELVFPADVKIDEEEQVWVISDRMPVFLIADLDYSDVNFRIFSAPLASLVAGTVCDVQQPFTAGAIQPKFGGGDVTTSYNTDATLLPTTYAQPLSGGYTPSLTYTPTVAPQAPKFTTGYETPTSHMYSTQSYPTTAKAYAYNKYHGVEFQAHGHHPGGYHHAEHEGEGHYGGHRGGYWSGAHKKQDSWKQYFY